The Silene latifolia isolate original U9 population chromosome Y, ASM4854445v1, whole genome shotgun sequence sequence ttgtttattgcttttattagattagaatcatcaacccattataattgtgacaaccccaagcataaccataattagattgaataatttgagtaaccaccgtcccatggatcgacctcgacttaccgctaactagttgtttgttgagtattataaatgtgtttgattggatgtgacccgacaacatcacccacatcagctatgagtgagaggaacaaggcgaacatttcaaagaaaaagaccgtcttttacggctcccgaggtggttatagattgattatgacgaaacttgtaagtacataattcttatagtattagactattaggtgttttagtcggatatTATATATATTCATattaatcatacatattttgagaggatatcaatgtgatgaatgaattgtacgcaaagcttggaaaattcagtcgtcacggcgcttgggtggaaggtcacactcctaagaatggaaagacggaaactgaatatgataaggacataaAAGAGAAAATTATAAGTTTAACTTAATATGTCACTCATACCACTGGTGATCGAAGTTATATaattgagtttaaataaaatttagttgcttaatggttttttgtgtatgtagaggatctgtgagaaggaggcaGAGAAAGGAAAATGAAAGcctcaaggacgtgatgacattcttgctaagGCAATCGGCAAAGTAGAGCAttcaggtcgtgtgagaggggtatcgacgcatgttgttatcactaagtattttgggaaaactcctctaaggatgatgagtggtgatgattccaagaaggtaatcatatatatatatatatatatatatatatatatatatatatatatatatatatatactgtatttgattcaacataatttataactatatatgctaacattaatttctactacacagctacagaaaatggccaggttgatgttgagaatgttggaaactggggaaaagccatcagaagaagagttggatatggtttaAGAATTCATaaaggaagaagaggaggaggaggaggaggaggaggaggaggaggaggaggaaaagaggtaataatatttatgtcttatatacaatgtgttatatgatttggaaaatcagtacgtgttatatggacaagtgttaacgTACAGAAGGAAGTCGAGGAGGACATGGCAAGAGAGaaagaaatggcaaaggagactgaggtgggagccgaggattgATATCAGGCAGTTTAAGAGaaagaggaagccaggaaggccgtgacacaagatggggtggaggtagttgatgatcagacgttattctcaacaccgaaaaaggtaatagctgctagtttataattatttatatcatacacgtttttacttatgaaatttattaaaggtagtggatgtatgtgtactaattgattaaagttttcgtgaagggcgattgcaaggtggcttgtcgtctgttctatttacaggggaaacagaaagttgctgttgccaggggatacgtgttcgatTACGACCGagttcaacaagttaaggttcatggtataccccttcgtgacaaatgcaggaaattggaagtgtcccaattatataaagacgagtatggggaaataaaagtaccatttcctaatgaggaggttACTTATTTGAGAGAAGCCCTAagttcttatgtgcaatggcctgacaaccccatcaatgttgtcatcccagaagtacctatgtgcagacgttaattattacttgttctttaaatatattagggtacgaatattaacatatcgtaagtactttaatccttacatttgcagaagttaagaaAAGCCATATCGGcaactaaagcaattactactacctCAACGGACAAAGTCACTGAAAGGACTACGTCTTCTCCAAAAACAAAACCACACGACATACAATATAAACCATCTACTTTTGTTGCAGTCAAGTCTGCTtttgattcttattatgaatcgtgtgcatataagaaaaaaatgaaaactatttcgctgaaggctttgcacaacctgactgcaaagaagtcacctagaggggatgtagtcatgatttaACATTGAtcaggaaattatgggcgcagctgatatagccatACTAGACCCCAAGCAACTGAtagaatttgtcgaccttgacaatttagatgctgttcacattttgatttggatgaagtaagttttattcataaaactatttagtcgtttccatttacgaataatgaagtttgtttaaattatcaattacaataacatttttCATTCCATGTGGCGTAGTAGGTACCTGGATAGTCAGATCACTGAGTGGAAGTTCCCAATTCACGCCTaaggattcttgagtcctaaggcgttctctgtgcacataATTTCATACGAATAACAactcaatagtatcgctcgtcggtttatgtcgaccaaaaaactatggattgccccatacaatgagaatatgtatgtaaagtatgtgattattgtaatgaatcacgattctataaatttattattaagaTGCTTACATGCATGTAAATGAAGTAACTAACatttcaatgtcccaaattgaataggaagcattagGTGCTACtgacaatccaagtggaaacaaaaacagcgTACttgattgactctcgcgaaggcaaccCCTCTGACAGTATAgtaaagatgataactgagtaagtttacaacctttaataatgtcatttgttattgtattacttgagccatatatatgcaaataataatggcatatgtgtatatttatgaattagtatttttgaagcaaaaagaagattatgcccacttgggaaatatgaaagctattattaataattactcgtatcatttaatttatgtttatgcgcgAGAGGTTGATtttctaattcagctgatttgtgtgtgatttatataatagtctcctaaagcaccagacgacaaacgatgcgccttttacgtttgtcagtccatgtgggaaGTTATCAACGGAAATTATTCTACCATttcgatacgggttagtgtgatttaaaaactatttcaaacgtaaattgagttcaattttgTATACTTTCAtttattatatctattttgattatgtatattttgaattgtagtttccactaatactcaacaaagccccagaatattcgccagaggacatcacccagttgagaaatatgtgggccagttatgttgtttcattagcggagtcccaatagtttgctcatgctttatatACGTGCGTATATATATAGccgttgtgtattggcttcttttgtttttttgaggaagttgtgtatTGACTTTTGATCATcttgtttgtactgtttttaaactgggtttaattgattatggggtgtaatattttgatgcaggattaaatttttgcagtgcacagctgttggaatgctatttttcagtagctgctgaaaaaatagcatttcaacagctgctagaacaagctaaaacaattttttttaaaaaaaataattaaaaacgataacggttaaaaacaacccgttgtaaacaattatttgacaccggttttatttagataaataaccgttgacatattttcctTCCATTTAAActgccaaaaatataagataacgaacgataaccgttatCAAATtaaaaacttttacaacggtttatttaagcagaacctTTGTCAAAGTTccatcaataaaaatagataacggttaaccgttgtcaatagataaatataacaacggttttgcacgcaataaagccgttgttaaattttgacattcaattaaataagataacgaaatgaaccgttatcatatatataacaatggttttggaaccactaaaccgttgtcaatagttaaCTAGCACTAGTAGAAAAACATTAAATTGCGGCTCTTCATTTGACGCGTTTtagccaaacaacaacaaaaagaaatttaatttaataatttttttttaaaatacacatcgttatttgaggcgtttaggaaaaaaaacgcagcaaatactACTACTACATGAGGCGTTTTAGAAGAAAACGCCACTAATATTAAAAGAAAAATGCATAATCCCTACCTCAGTCCCTcgataccaaccccaaaatcccaaatcccaaatccctCATCCTCCCCAACCATCCCTCATCCCGGAGATCCTCACACCATCTTAATCGATCGCGTCGACCAAGATAGCCGGCCCATGCACCCCCGTCCACCGTGTTATGGGATTGATTATTACGAACAATAAATTTGACAAACAAATACAGACCGAATCGACTcttgctttcctaatagaataattcgacccttatTCTTGTGCCTGGGTTATACCGAATTTTTCTACTGAGATAAGACGGTCCCCTCTGTCTTTGGCACTCAAAGATCAGAGACGTAATATAGAAATATTGTGTGTAGTTTGTTAAACGTTTGTTGATGTCAGAAGAATTTTCTATATCTGCTTCTTCTCTTCCTCTTTGTTTATATAGAGAGGAAAACAGGGAAGGAAGGGAAGTTATTCTGATACGTTGAATTGGTTTCccttgaaattaattaattatcttttCAGAGTAGACACGGAATTAAGTTCCGTTTCCCGCGAGACCCTCGTCATAGTCATTCGTCCGAATGCTAAACTGTAATTccgtaaataattatgcaagtATACTCTCCGTATTTTCCCGAACTTGCAATTTATTAttaagaaattacccactaacaaACCAACCTTAATTACGCAAAATGaaaccggtaattactcttaaatcaccaacaatcCTCCCCCATTTAAGCGTAATTCAAGATTAAATAAGCTAACAAACATACCAATTTATGCATAAATGAAAATGTCACGAAGATTGAATTTTCACTTAGTGaaattacacattccaaatattcgagtATCGGGGTGTGACTAAGCATTGAACCCTCCTACAcattttgaatacatgaagataactcACACATAAACTATTTTACTTCTAAAATTACATTAACCGACACTTAATTGTAAGCCTAGTGTCCCTTATCTATTCATGAACATATGAGGAGCCAAACCCAATCTCCTTTGAAGCGGCTGAAGACTTCATGTTCACATAGGTTGATTCTTTTCATCGTGTCCCtgcaaacacactttttcaaaagatCAATTAAGAAGATAAACTTCATCCTCGCAACTTGCAAGACTAAGCACGCACCTTGGGATTTCAGTTTGTGTGCTTCAATCTCATAACAATAGGCCTTCCACATTGAATTCAGCCTCTAACGTTGTATTAGaggggaattgggtatcctatTGCTAAGGATTTATACGAGTTTTAGACCCATCCCTTCAACCGACTTGTCAATCAAGTCCTTAGCAATTGTTTTGGTCAAATGATCAGCTAAATTCTTTTGAGATCTCACAAACAAAACTGTAATAACCCCAATTTCTATCAGCTCACGAATCGAGCTATGTCTAACACCCAAATGTCGTGATTTGCCATTATAAATTTGACTATAAGCTTTAGCCATAGTAGCAGAACTATCACAATTTATAACCATGGGTGGTATAGGTTTTGGCCATAATGGAATTTCATATATCAAATTCCTTAGCCATTCCGCCTCTTTTCCAGCTGATGCCAAGGCAATAAATTCCGATTCCATGGTTGAGGTAGAAATACAGGTTTGCTTCTTCGAAGCCCACGAAATGGCACCTCCACCAAGCAGAAACACCCAACCACTCGTTGAAGAGTGATCTTCAACGTTGTTTATCCAACTAGCATCTGTATATCCTTCTAATACCGAAGGATATCCCACATATGTTAGTCCATAGTTCTTGGTAGCTTTAAGATATCTCAATACACGATTAATAGCTTGCCAATGAAGATTACTGAGGCTCTTTGTGTATCTACTTAGTTTCCCTACTGCAAGAGCTATATCCGGTCTGGTGCATGTCATGGCATACATCAGACAACCAATCGCTCGAGAATATTCGAGTTGTGAAACAGGTTCTCCCTTATTAGGTACGAGTTTCAAACCATGAATCATAGGAGTACtagctggaatgctattttcacAATTGAATTTCTTTAACTTTCTCAATGTAATGAGTTTGTGTTAAAGAAATTCCTTTGTCACTACGCTTTATTTTTATTCCAAGAATCACATCAGCTTCTCCCATATCTTTCATTGCAAATTTGGATGATAAAAATTCTTTACAAAGATCAACTTGGCTTTGGTTTGTACCAAAAATTAACATATCATCCACATATAGACATATGATCACGCCATTACAAGCATCATCAAACTTGCTATACACACATTTGTCTGATTGATTTAATTTAAACCCATTAGACAGAATTGTCTCATCAAATTTATGATGCCATTGTTTAGGAGCTTGTTTAAGTCCATACAATGATTTCACTTGTTTGCAAACCTTATGTTCATTTCCTGGCATAATAAAACCTTCTGGTTGTTTCATGTAAATTTCTTCCTCTAAATCTCCATTCAAGAATGttgtctttacatccatttgatgGATCACTAGATTGTTAATGGCAGCTATGGCAATTAACAACCGAATAGTGGAGATTCGAGCCACAGGCgcataagtatcaaaataatcaataccttCTTTTTGCCTAAAACCTTGGATGACTAATCGAGCTTTGTATTTGTCAATTGTACCATCCACTTTAGTTTTCTGTTTGAAAATCCATTTACAACCCAAAGGTTTACAACCACGAGGGAGATCAGTTAAAACCCAAGTGTTGTATCCTAAGATTGAATCCATTTCATCATTTATGGCTTCTTTCCAAAAGGAAACATCATGAGACTTCATAGCCTCATCAAATGTCCTGGGATCCTCATCAATATTGTAACAATAAGCATATTGGGATCCTACTTCATCTCTTGAACCTTCAACCAAATATGTTTGGAAATCGGGTCCAAAAGATTtctttttccttaatcttttacTTCTACGAATTTCAGGGGCATTGTTTTGAGGTTCTACAACCTGATTTGGTTGAACAATGTCATTATTTTGTAATTCAACATTAGTTGGAGTCATCAAACTTGGTCTAGAAATAGACGAAAACCGTGTTTCATCGAAGATGGCATCTCTGGATTCTATAACGGTATGAACCGACACTGCATCGTTTGGTTCTATTACATAAAATCGATAAGCCTTGGAATGATCAGCATATCCAATAAAAATGCAGTTAATACCTCTTTCTCCCAATGTTTTAATTTTGGGTGCGGGTAGTCTACCAATCGCCCGACATCCCCAAACTCGAAGATAACTCAAGTTTGGTCTCTTTCCATACCATAATTCATACGGGgtgattttgttttgtttatttggGACCCTATTTAGTAAATAGCAAGCCGTCAACATGGCTTCTCCCCAAAATCCGTCACTTAGACCTGAGTAAGATAACATGGTGTTAACCATTTCTTTAAGAGTTCTGTTTTTCCTTTCCGCTATACCATTTTGCTGTGGTGTATACGGAGCGGTTACCTCATGTATTATTCCACATGAACCGAAATAGGTAGGATCATAGTATTCACCTCCCCTATCCGTTCGTAACTTCTTAATGTAAGAAGAATTTTGTAACTCTACTTCATTCTTAAAAAGAATAAACTTACTCATTGCCTCATCTTTAGAATGTAACAAGAATATATAGCAAAAACGAGTACAATCATCAATGAACGTAACTAAATATTTCTTATTTCCTAAAGATGGAGTAGAATGATAGTCACATAAATCACTATGAATTAATTCTAAAAGAGTAGAAGATCGTTTTACTCCCGCAAAAGGTTGCCTCGTAATTTTGTTCAACATACAAAAATTACATTTCTTTGTGCTTGTATCGAGAGGAGGAATAAGTTCGTTTTTAGACATTAAAAATACTCGTTTATAATGAACATGGCCTAAACGAGCATGCCACAATGAAGATAAACAAGTTTCGGAACAAACCATAACATTATTGATTTTATTCATGTTATCATTATTAAGGTTTAGCATAAACATACCATTACATAAGTATCCGAAACCAATAAATACACCGCACCTAGATAATACATAACGATCAGATTCGATCACTTGTTTATATCCACATCTAGACAATTGACCACTAGAAACCAGGTTTTTCCTTATACTAGGAACATGTAAAACATTCTTCAAACACACTACTTTACCAGAACTAAGACATAAATTAACATCGCCACATCCTTGAATTTCAGCGGTTGACTCGTTCCCCATGTAAATTATGGTCCCATCTTTAGCGGGTACATACTTGGTGAACCATCCACGGTCTTTGCAAACGTTTTTGGTGGCTCCCGAGTCAATCCACCACGAAAGGTCATCATCCTGCATAAAAAATGCTTTAGGAATCCATGATACATAATTTCCATCTAAATTGAAATCACATACAAGATCATTACCTTGTTTTGGAGGACCTTGGTCTTTAGACCCTTGCCCAATTTTCATCTTTCCTTTTTGATCTAACCCTTTCTTTGCAAACTTACAAATCCCTTTTCGGATGACCGCTTTTGCCACAAATCCAACAAATGTTTTGGACTTTTTATCCGGATTATCGGTTTTGTCCTTTCCATTGTGTGGGCGTTTCTTTCCTTTCCTGTCATAATTAGAGCCTTCACCAATATCCATCATATTGATGGACATAGTCTTTCCGGCATCCTTGGTTTTGGCAGATTCTTGAGCCCTTATGGACTCCTCTATGCACAAACTTTTACCAAGATTTGTTAATGACATTTCTTCTTTCTTATGCTTTAGTGTGTGCTTAAAGTCCTTCCATTGTGGCGGAAGTTTGTCAATAATACTAGAAACCGAGATGGATTCAGGCATCTCCATGTCATGTTGGGCGAATTGCCCCAATATACGCAACAATTCATTAAATTGTTCCATCACTGGTCTAGCATCAGACATCTTGTAATTCATAAAATTACCGACCAGAAACTTTTTACTCGATGCATCTTCATCAATATACTTAGACTCCAACTGATCCCACAAATCTTTTGCACTTTCACAATTCTGATAAATATCAAATAAAGAATCAGCCATACCATTTAGAATGTGTCCACGGCATATGTAGTCGTCATTATCCCATTTGCTTCTCTTCCTTAAATCCTCCACGGTACTGTCGTCATCCACTTCAGGGCAGGGAGTACTTAAAACATATACCACTTTCAGATTCGTCAATAGGAAGTGCATCTTCTTTTGCCATCTTCTGAAATCAACACCTTCAAACTTTTCCAATTTGTTAACCTTCATTGTCATCTCCTTACTGTTCGTCATCTTGACTGATTTCGGATTATTATTCTATTAGATTGTTACGAGATTGATTATTACGAACAATAAATTTGACAAACAAATACAGACCGAATCGACTcttgctttcctaatagaataattcgacccttatTCTTGTGCCTGGGTTATACCGAATTTTTATACTGAGATAAGACGGTCCCCTCTGTCTTTGGCACTCAAAGATCAGAGACATAATATAGAAATATTGTGTGTAGTTTGTTAAACGTTTGTTGATGTCAGAAGAATTTTCTATAACTGCTTCTTCTCTTCCTCTTTGTTTATATAGAGAGGAAAACAGGGAAGGGAGGGAAGTTATTCTGATACGTTGAATTGGTTTCccttgaaattaattaattatcttttCAGAGTAGACACGGAATTAAGTTCCGTTTCCCGCGATATACCGCCATATATAGTCATTCGTCCGAATGCTAAACCGTAATTccgt is a genomic window containing:
- the LOC141628135 gene encoding secreted RxLR effector protein 161-like; this encodes MTCTRPDIALAVGKLSRYTKSLSNLHWQAINRVLRYLKATKNYGLTYVGYPSVLEGYTDASWINNVEDHSSTSGWVFLLGGGAISWASKKQTCISTSTMESEFIALASAGKEAEWLRNLIYEIPLWPKPIPPMVINCDSSATMAKAYSQIYNGKSRHLGVRHSSIRELIEIGVITVLFVRSQKNLADHLTKTIAKDLIDKSVEGMGLKLV